The following proteins are co-located in the Candidatus Sulfotelmatobacter sp. genome:
- a CDS encoding DctP family TRAP transporter solute-binding subunit produces the protein MTQTPQLASFARTVATSADAVRRASESIAAAAQDQTALMTALADATSALAIEARAAAGRLESTRDNARRAGNDLAASLRIVEDLLHSVLALAALSESTAGAMDDFGRLMGEIGAMTEFVEEVSDETQLLALNAAIEAARAGQHGLGFAVVAGEVGRLAKTTGESTTAIRDLVARIRTEAETTIATVRDAARRSARSAPSARLAAEILGAVAALARDVALALEEAAEEGRAHATRAGEVGRETEKLAAAAAEQGRSALEAAFSTQRLAYYGAEMLYASRTAPSGRSDVRTLRCATLLPPGYPPTRAWARFAELVAERSGGGLRVEPEIPFRGTELEALMRVRSGELDFASVTCYVASSLLPLAQIFDLPFLFADAPSAHRVLDGNLGRYVLHAFEPFGLRGMGYFENGIRHFTNSVRPVAHPNDVRGMRVRIQDSVVYLALMHVLHASPKVIPFDQVFAALQSGDVDAQENPLPNILGTKMHEVQRYLTLTAHAYNTQIVLANAASLESLSPADRAVVDGALAEVIPWHRTVAADEERHALAELRTLMEVRELDPQERSAFVGSATFVWERIGRIFPDAVTDLLLGGDLTDFAPPAQSAAQRSAEHHRFAMQDIVDAIDGAIEALHASAGNATDQARDQAPALRRLAQTAGEMSEESRTLSERFTALLTRFATAQDDVERTRETVRELAEAVRELAENAQASRGALGRFAGLMERIGEIVALVRSVSDRTNLLALNAAIEAARAGEHGKGFDVVASEVRRLAERTRASTQQMRTVLGDLGARGASASEAISAGVVQAERSARQAEAAEAALARIDEFTGNVIETLADAQREATTESQRAFAMRGDFDEMAALTEYHSEQSLRSVESTQALERERRALFAEGAPNTAANAALQSPVSPGEHR, from the coding sequence TTGACTCAGACGCCCCAGCTCGCGTCGTTCGCCCGCACCGTCGCGACGTCGGCCGACGCGGTGCGGCGCGCATCCGAGTCGATCGCCGCCGCCGCGCAGGACCAGACCGCACTGATGACCGCGCTGGCCGACGCCACCAGCGCGCTGGCGATCGAAGCGCGCGCCGCCGCCGGGCGGCTGGAGTCGACCCGCGACAACGCGCGCCGCGCCGGCAACGACTTGGCCGCCTCGCTGCGCATCGTCGAGGACCTGCTGCACTCCGTGCTGGCGCTGGCCGCGCTCTCGGAGAGCACGGCCGGCGCGATGGACGACTTCGGGCGGCTGATGGGCGAGATCGGCGCCATGACCGAGTTCGTCGAGGAAGTCTCGGACGAGACGCAGCTGCTGGCGCTCAACGCGGCGATCGAAGCGGCGCGCGCGGGCCAGCACGGGCTGGGCTTCGCGGTCGTCGCCGGCGAGGTCGGCCGGCTGGCGAAGACGACCGGCGAGTCGACCACGGCGATTCGCGATCTGGTGGCGCGCATTCGCACCGAAGCCGAAACGACGATCGCGACCGTGCGCGACGCGGCGCGGCGCAGCGCGCGCTCGGCGCCGTCGGCGCGTCTGGCGGCCGAGATCCTGGGTGCGGTCGCCGCACTGGCGCGCGACGTCGCGCTGGCGCTCGAAGAGGCCGCCGAGGAAGGCCGCGCGCACGCGACGCGCGCCGGAGAGGTCGGTCGCGAGACCGAGAAGCTCGCCGCCGCCGCGGCGGAGCAAGGCCGTTCGGCGCTCGAGGCGGCGTTCTCGACGCAGCGGCTGGCCTACTACGGCGCCGAGATGCTCTACGCGTCGCGCACGGCGCCCAGCGGCCGCAGCGACGTACGCACGCTGCGCTGCGCGACGCTGTTGCCGCCGGGCTACCCGCCGACGCGCGCCTGGGCGCGCTTCGCCGAGCTGGTCGCCGAACGCAGCGGCGGCGGACTGCGGGTCGAGCCGGAGATTCCGTTCCGCGGCACCGAGCTCGAGGCGCTGATGCGCGTGCGCTCGGGCGAGCTGGACTTCGCCAGCGTCACCTGCTATGTCGCGTCCTCGCTGCTGCCGCTGGCGCAGATCTTCGACTTGCCGTTCCTGTTCGCCGACGCGCCGTCGGCGCACCGCGTGCTCGACGGCAACCTCGGGCGCTACGTGCTGCACGCGTTCGAGCCGTTCGGCTTGCGCGGGATGGGCTACTTCGAGAACGGCATCCGCCACTTCACCAACAGCGTGCGCCCCGTCGCGCACCCGAACGACGTGCGCGGAATGCGCGTGCGCATCCAAGACTCGGTCGTCTACCTGGCGCTGATGCACGTCCTGCACGCCTCGCCGAAAGTCATCCCGTTCGACCAGGTCTTCGCCGCGCTGCAGTCCGGCGACGTCGACGCGCAGGAGAACCCGCTGCCCAACATCTTGGGGACCAAGATGCACGAGGTGCAGCGTTACCTGACCTTGACCGCGCACGCCTACAATACGCAAATCGTGCTCGCGAACGCCGCCTCGTTGGAGAGCTTGAGCCCCGCCGACCGGGCCGTCGTCGACGGCGCGCTGGCCGAGGTCATCCCCTGGCATCGCACGGTCGCGGCGGACGAGGAGCGCCATGCGCTGGCCGAGCTGCGCACCCTGATGGAGGTGCGCGAGCTCGACCCGCAGGAGCGCTCGGCGTTCGTCGGTTCGGCGACCTTTGTGTGGGAGCGCATCGGCCGCATCTTCCCCGACGCCGTCACCGACTTGCTGCTGGGCGGCGATCTGACGGACTTCGCGCCGCCGGCGCAGAGCGCGGCGCAGCGCAGCGCCGAGCACCACCGGTTCGCGATGCAAGACATCGTCGACGCGATCGACGGCGCGATCGAAGCACTCCACGCGTCGGCCGGCAACGCCACCGACCAGGCTCGCGACCAAGCCCCGGCGCTGCGGCGGCTGGCGCAGACGGCCGGGGAGATGAGCGAAGAGAGCCGCACGCTCTCGGAGCGGTTCACCGCGCTACTGACCCGCTTCGCGACCGCGCAGGACGACGTCGAACGCACCCGCGAGACCGTGCGCGAGCTGGCCGAAGCGGTGCGCGAGCTGGCCGAGAACGCGCAGGCCTCGCGCGGCGCGCTAGGGCGCTTCGCGGGCCTGATGGAGCGGATCGGCGAGATCGTCGCGCTGGTGCGATCGGTCTCCGACCGCACCAACCTGCTCGCGCTGAACGCGGCGATCGAGGCCGCGCGCGCGGGCGAGCACGGCAAGGGCTTCGACGTCGTCGCCAGCGAGGTGCGCCGGCTGGCCGAGCGGACCCGTGCCTCGACGCAGCAGATGCGCACGGTGCTGGGCGACCTCGGTGCGCGCGGCGCCAGCGCTTCCGAGGCGATCTCGGCCGGCGTCGTGCAAGCCGAGCGCAGCGCCCGTCAGGCCGAGGCTGCCGAAGCGGCCTTGGCGCGCATCGACGAGTTCACCGGCAACGTCATCGAGACGTTGGCCGACGCGCAGCGCGAAGCCACCACCGAGTCGCAGCGCGCCTTCGCGATGCGCGGCGACTTCGACGAGATGGCCGCGCTGACCGAGTACCACAGCGAACAGAGCCTGCGTTCGGTCGAGTCGACCCAGGCGCTCGAACGCGAGCGCCGCGCCCTCTTCGCCGAGGGAGCACCGAACACGGCTGCGAACGCCGCCCTCCAATCCCCCGTGTCTCCAGGAGAACATCGATGA
- a CDS encoding serine hydrolase, whose product MSPPDLAALAAAAGLDAAAIHVRGLAPGGPAWSRDDGRWIYPASMIKVPLAVAAAAAVAAGRLAWTTPVAVERSNQTANDAPSPAVPGAVLTVEELVTLMLQRSDNVATNVLIDRLDREWATQALHELGFPRVAVRRKLSGGPTLLTDRAATGRNSFPAAEAAALFAALAADRVPEASRLRAILAHSWWDVRLSRGLETGDAFAHKTGDTSAVAHDGGILTLRTGARWVVVVYTELASEEENDQRFGAFMRTLRPLLLSS is encoded by the coding sequence ATGAGCCCGCCCGATCTGGCCGCCCTGGCGGCCGCGGCCGGCCTGGACGCGGCCGCGATCCACGTCCGCGGCCTGGCGCCCGGCGGCCCGGCCTGGAGCCGTGACGACGGCCGCTGGATCTACCCGGCCTCGATGATCAAGGTCCCGCTGGCGGTCGCCGCCGCCGCCGCGGTCGCCGCCGGCCGCCTAGCCTGGACCACGCCGGTCGCCGTCGAGCGCAGCAACCAGACCGCCAACGACGCCCCCTCGCCGGCCGTCCCCGGCGCCGTCCTGACGGTCGAGGAGCTGGTGACCCTGATGCTCCAGCGCTCCGACAACGTCGCCACCAACGTCCTGATCGACCGGCTCGACCGCGAGTGGGCGACGCAGGCACTTCACGAGCTGGGCTTCCCGCGGGTCGCCGTCCGCCGCAAGCTCTCGGGCGGCCCGACGCTGCTAACCGACCGGGCCGCGACCGGCCGCAACAGCTTCCCGGCCGCCGAGGCCGCCGCGCTGTTCGCCGCGCTGGCCGCCGACCGCGTCCCCGAGGCGAGCCGGCTGCGGGCGATCCTAGCTCATTCGTGGTGGGACGTCCGCCTCTCGCGCGGCCTGGAAACGGGGGACGCGTTCGCCCACAAGACCGGCGACACGTCGGCCGTCGCCCACGACGGGGGCATCCTCACCCTTCGCACCGGAGCGCGCTGGGTGGTCGTCGTCTACACGGAACTAGCGAGCGAAGAGGAGAACGATCAGCGCTTCGGCGCGTTCATGCGAACGCTCCGGCCCCTGCTGCTCTCCTCCTGA
- a CDS encoding helix-turn-helix domain-containing protein, with product MLSTGHRSHPGVEETRTRILAAARELFERNGTRGTTTREVAERAGVNEATLFRHFGSKRALLDAMREHACEFDRFRSVLAALQGVDVAADLRTIASYAVESMTTRRAMMCVSLAEEAAGTDDAPEWRGPAKMMEDVGAYFTVQVQAGRLRGDPQLLARYFLSILFAFVVARKLWDEYSQDPSTLDAIVDTFLNGVSA from the coding sequence ATGCTCTCCACCGGACACCGTTCCCATCCTGGCGTCGAAGAAACCCGCACCCGCATCTTGGCGGCGGCGCGCGAGCTCTTCGAGCGCAACGGTACGCGCGGAACGACGACGCGTGAAGTCGCCGAGCGCGCCGGGGTCAACGAAGCGACGCTCTTCCGGCACTTCGGTTCCAAGCGCGCGCTGCTCGACGCCATGCGCGAGCACGCCTGCGAGTTCGACCGCTTCCGTTCGGTCCTCGCTGCGCTGCAGGGCGTCGACGTCGCCGCCGACCTGCGCACGATCGCGAGCTACGCGGTCGAGAGCATGACGACGCGGCGCGCGATGATGTGCGTCTCGTTGGCCGAGGAGGCCGCCGGCACCGACGACGCGCCCGAGTGGCGCGGTCCCGCCAAGATGATGGAAGACGTCGGCGCCTACTTCACGGTCCAGGTCCAGGCCGGCCGGCTGCGCGGCGACCCGCAGCTGCTGGCCCGTTATTTTTTGAGCATCTTGTTTGCTTTCGTCGTCGCCCGCAAACTGTGGGACGAATATTCTCAAGATCCGTCGACGCTCGACGCGATCGTCGACACCTTTCTGAACGGAGTCTCAGCGTAA
- a CDS encoding HlyD family secretion protein has protein sequence METRTEAPPQQRTPVADGRGVPPGGTDEPAAPAKRGRPPLWVLVIGAIVVIAILFWGAKYLAYALSHETTDDARVDADTVTVTSKIQERVDQILVDTNQHVSKGQVVIRLDDTDERNAVSQAQAALQAQQAQARAAQQNVDLTRATVAAQNTQGSGGITSAQSSIKNAQAQAQSAQQQAAAANAAIAQANAQLRVAQSQVPAAREGLVRANADLARYAALVRTGDIAEQTLDAQRAEQAQAQSQYQSALDQVTAAQTAVTQAEARYTAALSAANAAAAGIGAQQGQLTTAQGRLSETDNPFRVTSSQAQADAALAQAGSLAAALKTAQDKLGYTVIRSPIDGIVGEKNVEVGTSVAPGQSLLDLVPAKGEYITANYKETQLGNVRVGQPVDIHVDTYKGITFHGHVAAISPASQNTFSLVPAQNATGNFVKVTQRIPVRIYVDKDEISRAHQLYVGMSVETSIKVK, from the coding sequence GTGGAAACGCGCACCGAAGCACCGCCGCAGCAGCGCACACCCGTGGCCGACGGCCGCGGCGTCCCCCCCGGTGGCACCGACGAACCGGCGGCGCCGGCGAAGCGGGGCCGCCCGCCGCTTTGGGTCCTCGTGATCGGCGCGATCGTCGTGATCGCGATCCTGTTCTGGGGTGCCAAGTACCTGGCGTACGCACTTTCGCACGAGACGACCGACGACGCGCGCGTCGACGCCGACACCGTCACGGTGACGAGCAAGATCCAGGAGCGCGTCGACCAGATCCTGGTTGACACGAACCAGCACGTCAGCAAAGGTCAGGTCGTGATCCGGCTCGACGACACCGACGAGCGCAACGCCGTCTCGCAGGCGCAGGCCGCCCTGCAAGCGCAGCAGGCGCAGGCGCGCGCGGCGCAACAGAACGTCGACCTGACGCGGGCGACGGTCGCGGCGCAGAACACGCAAGGCTCGGGCGGCATCACCTCGGCGCAGAGCTCGATCAAGAACGCGCAGGCGCAGGCGCAGTCGGCGCAGCAGCAGGCCGCCGCGGCCAACGCCGCGATCGCGCAGGCCAACGCGCAGCTGCGGGTCGCGCAGTCGCAAGTTCCGGCCGCGCGCGAAGGGCTCGTGCGCGCCAACGCCGACCTGGCCCGCTACGCCGCGCTGGTGCGCACCGGCGACATCGCCGAGCAGACGCTCGACGCGCAGCGCGCGGAACAGGCCCAAGCGCAGTCGCAGTACCAGAGCGCGCTCGACCAAGTGACCGCGGCGCAGACCGCCGTCACGCAGGCCGAAGCGCGGTACACCGCCGCGCTCTCCGCCGCCAACGCCGCGGCGGCCGGCATCGGCGCGCAGCAGGGTCAGCTGACCACCGCGCAAGGCCGTCTCTCCGAGACCGACAACCCGTTCCGCGTCACGTCGTCGCAGGCGCAGGCCGATGCCGCGCTGGCGCAAGCCGGCTCGCTCGCCGCGGCGCTCAAGACCGCGCAGGACAAGCTCGGCTACACCGTCATCCGCTCGCCGATCGACGGCATCGTCGGCGAGAAGAACGTCGAGGTCGGCACCTCGGTCGCGCCCGGTCAGTCGCTCCTCGATCTCGTCCCCGCCAAGGGCGAGTACATCACCGCCAACTACAAGGAGACGCAGCTCGGCAACGTGCGCGTCGGCCAGCCGGTCGACATCCACGTCGACACCTACAAGGGCATCACGTTCCACGGCCACGTCGCCGCGATCTCGCCGGCCTCGCAGAACACGTTCAGCCTGGTCCCGGCGCAGAACGCGACCGGCAACTTCGTCAAGGTCACGCAGCGCATTCCGGTCCGCATCTACGTCGACAAGGACGAGATCAGCCGTGCGCACCAGCTCTACGTCGGGATGTCGGTCGAGACGTCGATCAAGGTCAAATAG
- a CDS encoding TolC family protein, whose amino-acid sequence MSGSRSLALALSAALFAAPLAALAQPSPAPAASAQPAPVPSTQPMPVSTVAPAPSATLQSTTGSSSSQTSPGTSGQPAQTTPVQTPAASTARPPTPMSSAPASAGTTAQPQPGASGAPAGATGAGFPPPPVPAVLPAVPPISGYSAPVNAIPNGDLVGVNNLPFVGLSLQDAIGMALQRNTNLALAQSNRRIAAYQIIAAKGAYDTNFQVVPSYQHMVEPVSSPFNTTNTGGPVTQDTLGITSGLKGLTGTGGQYSVGISGQRITNDSAYNSYNPYYETALQFSITQPLAKGLAIDQPRLQIRLAKINNQLAASQALLDTSNTIVLISDTYYQLVQAWQNVAIQEEGLRQATAQAASNTRLARHGAVAPTDIVEANTQVNVFQDNVFAAIQNVQRAQIALKQQLLANPADPLWFANLVPTTSVAQVPPEPTLDALITSAIQNRPEIAEVREQREQSDANLAYAKDQLKPQVDLGLGYTSNGFAGNPLNPLANPLFGLLGSLVPPAELAEFPLPPSYQSGNIGTSLRNALENRFPVYAGQLTISIPIGNHTAKADYAIQQEQQRQVQVDETAVLARIRGEAINAIQGLREAQYRVIAARAARQAAQRVLLGEQRRFAAGTSTTFLVLQRQLQVAQDEGLELDAQTDLDRAIVELNRVSGRIFAQNGVDVTSIGGQTLNAAGPTSVLPPAPQPTAPPVQGLQHF is encoded by the coding sequence GTGTCCGGATCGCGTTCCCTCGCGCTCGCGCTGAGCGCGGCGCTCTTCGCCGCGCCGCTCGCGGCGCTCGCTCAACCCTCTCCCGCACCGGCCGCTTCGGCGCAGCCCGCACCCGTTCCGTCGACGCAGCCGATGCCCGTGTCGACCGTCGCCCCCGCGCCGTCGGCGACGCTCCAGTCGACCACCGGCTCGTCGTCGAGTCAGACCTCGCCCGGCACCAGCGGCCAGCCCGCCCAGACCACGCCCGTGCAAACGCCGGCGGCGTCGACGGCCCGGCCGCCCACGCCGATGAGCAGCGCACCGGCATCGGCCGGTACGACCGCGCAGCCGCAGCCCGGCGCCAGCGGCGCGCCCGCCGGCGCGACCGGCGCCGGGTTCCCGCCGCCACCCGTCCCCGCCGTGCTGCCCGCGGTGCCGCCGATCTCCGGCTACAGCGCGCCCGTCAACGCCATCCCCAACGGCGATCTGGTCGGCGTGAACAATCTGCCGTTCGTCGGGCTCTCGCTGCAAGACGCGATCGGCATGGCGCTGCAGCGCAACACCAACCTCGCGCTGGCGCAGTCGAATCGCCGCATCGCGGCCTATCAGATCATCGCCGCCAAGGGTGCGTACGACACGAACTTCCAGGTCGTGCCCTCGTATCAGCACATGGTCGAGCCGGTCAGCTCGCCGTTCAACACCACCAACACCGGCGGACCGGTCACGCAGGACACGCTCGGCATCACCAGCGGCCTCAAGGGGCTGACCGGGACCGGCGGACAGTACAGCGTCGGCATCTCCGGCCAGCGCATCACCAACGACAGCGCCTACAACAGCTACAACCCGTACTACGAGACGGCGCTGCAGTTCTCGATCACCCAGCCGCTCGCGAAGGGCCTGGCGATCGATCAGCCGCGCCTGCAGATCCGGCTCGCGAAGATCAACAACCAGCTCGCGGCGAGCCAAGCGCTGCTCGACACGTCGAACACGATCGTGCTCATCTCCGACACCTACTACCAGTTGGTCCAGGCCTGGCAGAACGTCGCGATTCAAGAAGAAGGGCTGCGCCAAGCGACCGCGCAGGCCGCGTCCAACACGCGGCTGGCCCGCCACGGCGCGGTCGCGCCGACCGACATCGTCGAGGCGAACACGCAGGTCAACGTCTTCCAGGACAACGTCTTCGCGGCCATCCAGAACGTGCAGCGCGCGCAGATCGCGCTGAAGCAGCAGCTGCTCGCCAATCCCGCCGATCCGCTGTGGTTCGCGAACCTGGTGCCGACGACGTCGGTCGCGCAGGTACCCCCGGAGCCGACCCTCGACGCGCTGATCACCTCGGCGATCCAGAACCGTCCGGAGATCGCCGAAGTGCGCGAGCAGCGCGAGCAGTCCGACGCGAACCTCGCGTACGCGAAGGACCAGCTCAAGCCGCAGGTCGATCTCGGACTGGGCTACACCTCGAACGGCTTCGCGGGCAACCCGCTCAACCCGCTGGCGAACCCGCTCTTCGGGCTGCTCGGCTCGCTGGTGCCGCCGGCGGAGCTGGCCGAGTTCCCCCTCCCGCCCTCGTATCAGAGCGGCAACATCGGGACCTCGCTGCGCAACGCGCTCGAGAACCGCTTCCCGGTCTACGCCGGCCAACTGACGATCTCGATTCCGATCGGCAACCACACCGCCAAAGCCGACTATGCGATCCAGCAGGAACAGCAGCGCCAGGTCCAAGTCGACGAGACGGCGGTGCTGGCGCGGATTCGCGGTGAAGCGATCAACGCGATCCAGGGCTTACGCGAAGCGCAGTACCGCGTCATCGCGGCACGCGCCGCGCGCCAAGCCGCGCAGCGCGTGCTGCTCGGCGAGCAGCGCCGCTTCGCGGCCGGCACCTCGACCACGTTCCTGGTGCTGCAGCGGCAGCTGCAGGTCGCGCAGGACGAAGGGCTCGAGCTCGATGCGCAGACCGACCTCGATCGCGCGATCGTCGAGCTGAACCGCGTCAGCGGTCGGATCTTCGCCCAGAACGGCGTCGACGTCACCAGCATCGGCGGGCAGACCCTCAACGCCGCCGGTCCGACCAGCGTGCTGCCGCCGGCCCCGCAACCGACGGCCCCGCCGGTTCAGGGCCTCCAGCACTTCTAG
- the pgl gene encoding 6-phosphogluconolactonase, which yields MSAAATVTVLADPAALAQAAADHVVAVVRATLAERPAAHVALAGGSTPRAMNALLVNGARDALDWNRVVFWFGDERCVPPDDPDSNYRMNRETLLDPLGIAAAHVHRMHGEDDPTAAAADYAVVLQRELGEKPRLDLILLGMGPDGHTASLFPGTLAGISSEDLVVAHYVPKLDRWRLTLTPATINAARHVAITAGGAEKADALYAVLDGPREPDVYPSQIVHPTHGELHWFVDEAAAAKHLAATGAT from the coding sequence ATGAGCGCCGCGGCAACGGTCACCGTCCTCGCCGACCCGGCCGCGCTGGCGCAAGCCGCCGCCGACCACGTCGTCGCGGTCGTGCGCGCGACGCTGGCCGAGCGGCCTGCCGCGCACGTCGCGCTGGCCGGCGGCTCGACGCCCCGCGCCATGAACGCGCTGCTCGTCAACGGCGCGCGCGACGCGCTCGACTGGAACCGCGTCGTGTTCTGGTTCGGCGACGAACGCTGCGTGCCGCCCGACGACCCCGACTCCAACTACCGCATGAACCGCGAGACGCTGCTCGACCCGCTGGGGATCGCGGCCGCGCACGTGCATCGCATGCACGGCGAGGACGACCCGACCGCCGCCGCCGCCGACTACGCCGTCGTGCTGCAGCGTGAGCTCGGCGAGAAGCCGCGGCTCGATCTGATCCTGCTCGGCATGGGACCCGACGGCCACACCGCCTCGCTCTTCCCCGGCACCCTGGCGGGCATCTCGAGCGAGGATCTGGTCGTCGCGCACTACGTCCCCAAGCTCGACCGTTGGCGCCTGACGCTGACGCCGGCCACGATCAACGCCGCCCGGCACGTCGCGATCACCGCCGGCGGTGCCGAAAAAGCCGATGCCCTGTACGCCGTCCTCGACGGCCCGCGCGAGCCCGACGTCTACCCCTCGCAGATCGTCCACCCCACGCACGGCGAGCTGCACTGGTTCGTCGACGAAGCCGCCGCGGCGAAGCACCTCGCCGCGACGGGTGCGACGTGA
- a CDS encoding glucose-6-phosphate dehydrogenase assembly protein OpcA: MKSEANVSASLDAVRGELSGEKLSASTMNLIVWIDDPERRNWVLERAELLAEKHPSFTLILDGTGAQSGATVTASDRGENARVTVRGERVLLDVDEIGPEEIAEYVTALCPRNVPTELWWSSSTEAARPVFRALLPHIDGLVVDSSGALRDAQTLIALARFHREQPTIALRDLAWLRLRPWQDMIAHFFDDPALLDELYTIRTLTIASGSDAEALYLGGWLASRLGWLARGRDAFLDCEAKDISFERRREGEIRRVQSVTLTSDTSSYHGAVTDDPLCVRVWVEGEHARDPRLFTLQAIDNASLLEIAILQGETDELFATALATAATLFGEEPPRPDLSHA; this comes from the coding sequence ATGAAGAGCGAAGCCAACGTCTCCGCCTCGCTCGACGCGGTGCGCGGCGAGCTGTCGGGCGAGAAGCTCTCCGCGTCGACCATGAACCTGATCGTCTGGATCGACGATCCGGAGCGGCGCAACTGGGTGCTCGAGCGCGCCGAGCTGCTGGCCGAGAAGCATCCCTCGTTCACCCTCATCCTCGACGGTACCGGCGCGCAGAGCGGCGCCACCGTCACCGCGTCGGACCGCGGCGAGAACGCGCGCGTCACCGTCCGCGGCGAACGCGTCCTGCTCGACGTCGACGAGATTGGCCCCGAGGAGATCGCCGAGTACGTGACGGCGTTGTGCCCGCGCAACGTCCCCACCGAGCTGTGGTGGAGCAGCTCGACCGAGGCGGCGCGCCCGGTCTTTCGCGCGCTGCTGCCGCACATCGACGGTCTGGTGGTCGACTCGTCGGGTGCACTGCGCGACGCGCAAACGCTGATCGCGCTGGCGCGCTTTCACCGCGAGCAGCCCACCATCGCGCTGCGCGACCTGGCGTGGCTGCGCTTGCGCCCGTGGCAGGACATGATCGCGCACTTCTTCGACGACCCGGCTCTGCTCGACGAGCTGTACACGATCCGCACCCTGACGATCGCCAGCGGCTCCGACGCCGAGGCGCTCTACCTGGGCGGCTGGCTCGCCAGCCGCTTGGGCTGGCTCGCGCGCGGACGCGACGCGTTCCTCGACTGCGAAGCGAAAGATATCTCCTTCGAACGCCGGCGCGAGGGCGAGATCCGCCGCGTGCAGAGCGTGACGCTGACCAGCGACACCTCGTCGTACCATGGCGCGGTCACCGACGACCCGCTGTGCGTACGGGTCTGGGTCGAAGGCGAGCACGCGCGCGATCCGCGCCTGTTCACGTTGCAGGCGATCGACAACGCCTCGCTGCTCGAGATCGCGATCTTGCAAGGCGAGACCGACGAGCTGTTCGCGACCGCGCTGGCCACCGCGGCGACGCTGTTCGGCGAGGAACCGCCGCGTCCGGACCTCTCGCACGCATGA